In the Geobacter sp. FeAm09 genome, one interval contains:
- a CDS encoding nitroreductase family protein: MPKLAINSQRCTRCGLCAAACPLDIIRLPRGEQPRYVADGATRCIICGHCVAVCPSEAVEIEDARLVPDGYETGEADIAPERLAAYLRMRRSVRNYRDTPVERGTIERLLDMVRYAPSSGNSQSIRWLVVHNSGEVRRLAGLAVDWMRTIMVSDAPVNAYFNFEGIIRSWDKGNDPVCRKAPHLVVAYAHKDSIVAGTDAVIALAHLEIAAPSFGLGTCWAGFFQMAAARWEPLRQALDLPVDHLPIHAMMLGYPLLRYQRPPKRNPLTVTWRS, encoded by the coding sequence ATGCCAAAACTTGCCATCAACAGCCAGAGATGCACCCGCTGCGGCCTGTGCGCAGCCGCCTGCCCCCTCGACATCATCAGGCTTCCCCGGGGAGAACAGCCACGCTACGTGGCGGACGGCGCCACCCGTTGCATAATCTGCGGCCACTGCGTGGCGGTCTGCCCGAGCGAAGCGGTGGAGATCGAGGATGCGCGCCTCGTCCCGGACGGTTACGAAACCGGCGAGGCCGACATCGCCCCGGAACGCCTGGCGGCCTACCTGCGCATGCGGCGGTCGGTACGCAATTACCGTGACACCCCGGTGGAGCGAGGTACCATTGAACGGCTCCTGGATATGGTGCGCTATGCCCCCAGCAGCGGCAACAGCCAGTCCATACGCTGGCTGGTCGTCCACAACAGTGGCGAGGTGCGGCGCCTGGCCGGCCTGGCGGTTGACTGGATGCGGACCATCATGGTTTCCGACGCGCCGGTCAACGCCTATTTTAACTTCGAGGGGATCATCCGTTCCTGGGACAAGGGCAACGATCCGGTCTGCCGCAAGGCCCCCCACCTCGTGGTGGCATACGCCCACAAGGACTCCATTGTGGCCGGAACCGACGCCGTCATCGCCCTTGCACACCTTGAGATCGCCGCCCCCTCGTTCGGCCTCGGCACCTGCTGGGCCGGCTTCTTCCAGATGGCGGCCGCCCGGTGGGAACCGCTGCGGCAGGCGCTGGACCTGCCGGTGGACCACCTGCCGATCCACGCCATGATGCTCGGCTATCCGCTGTTGCGCTACCAGCGACCACCGAAACGCAACCCCCTTACCGTCACCTGGCGGTCGTGA
- a CDS encoding DUF362 domain-containing protein, with product MDRREFLRTAAAASLLTPSLVKEALAAKEQPLVAVAEGKDYGAVTRKAVNAVGGMRRFVKAGDVVVVKPNMGWDRSTEFAANTHPQVVRALVEECLAAGAKKVKVFDYTCNDSRRCYVNSGIEGALRGMKQVECKQIEQERFKKVTLNGRFLKEWELYDEALSANVFINVPIAKHHGLSKLTLGLKNIMGVMGGNRGYIHRSLDTALADVNARLKSHLTVIDATRILTAHGPQGGNMADVRVLNKVIASADIVAADAFATTLFGLRPADIPTIVAAHKRGLGEMDLGRIKVVRA from the coding sequence ATGGATAGACGCGAGTTTTTAAGGACAGCGGCCGCTGCCTCCCTTCTTACCCCCAGCCTGGTCAAGGAAGCCCTGGCGGCAAAGGAACAGCCGCTGGTAGCGGTGGCCGAGGGTAAGGATTACGGGGCCGTCACCCGCAAGGCGGTCAACGCCGTCGGCGGCATGCGGCGCTTCGTCAAGGCCGGCGATGTGGTGGTGGTCAAGCCCAACATGGGGTGGGACCGCTCCACCGAGTTTGCCGCCAATACCCATCCCCAGGTGGTACGGGCCCTGGTGGAGGAATGCCTGGCCGCCGGGGCAAAAAAAGTCAAGGTGTTCGACTATACCTGTAACGATTCGCGGCGTTGCTACGTCAACAGTGGTATTGAAGGGGCACTCAGGGGAATGAAACAGGTGGAGTGCAAGCAGATCGAGCAGGAGCGTTTCAAAAAAGTGACCCTGAACGGCCGCTTCCTCAAGGAGTGGGAACTGTACGACGAGGCCCTTTCGGCCAACGTCTTCATCAACGTCCCAATCGCCAAGCACCACGGCCTGTCCAAACTTACCCTGGGCCTCAAGAATATCATGGGGGTCATGGGAGGGAACCGGGGCTACATCCATCGCAGCCTCGACACGGCCCTGGCGGATGTGAACGCCCGCCTGAAGAGCCACCTGACCGTGATCGACGCCACCCGCATCCTGACCGCCCACGGTCCCCAAGGGGGGAACATGGCCGACGTCAGGGTGCTCAACAAGGTGATCGCCTCCGCCGACATCGTGGCCGCCGACGCCTTTGCCACCACCCTGTTCGGCCTCAGGCCGGCAGATATCCCGACCATCGTGGCCGCCCACAAGAGGGGCCTGGGCGAGATGGACCTGGGGCGGATCAAGGTGGTGCGGGCCTGA
- a CDS encoding ROK family protein, whose translation MKTAVIGIDIGGTNLRCALVTASGTIIDQRRSASGIEGGRESFCSRLLADIAELRDGAARSGIGIQAIGAGVPGLIGRDGQIRSSVNMRPLEGLNLGAFLEERTGIPAACGNDANTIALGEQRFGAGRGVPSFLAVTIGTGLGSGLILDNRLWTGANGFAAEFGHVTVAPDGLPCPCGNRGCLEQYCSAGAVVRAARELVPADRLAAAATEPSAEAVATLARQGVAGARAAFERVGGWLGIALGSLANILNLQAVIVGGGVAASFDLLLPGLEAELAQRCFPHIREGLAILKTELGDDAGLLGGAALAEERLQPPLSPCRR comes from the coding sequence ATGAAAACGGCCGTCATCGGCATCGACATCGGCGGGACCAATCTGCGCTGCGCCCTGGTTACGGCATCGGGGACCATCATCGACCAGCGGCGTAGCGCCAGCGGGATCGAAGGAGGACGTGAGAGTTTCTGCTCCCGACTCCTGGCCGACATCGCGGAATTGCGCGACGGGGCGGCCCGCAGCGGCATCGGGATTCAGGCCATCGGCGCCGGGGTACCCGGACTGATCGGACGGGATGGGCAGATCCGGTCGTCGGTCAACATGCGCCCCCTGGAGGGGTTGAATCTGGGCGCCTTCCTGGAAGAGCGCACCGGCATCCCGGCCGCCTGCGGCAATGACGCCAACACCATCGCCCTGGGCGAACAACGTTTTGGCGCCGGCAGAGGGGTGCCGTCGTTCCTGGCGGTCACCATCGGGACCGGCCTGGGGAGCGGCTTGATTCTGGACAACCGGCTCTGGACCGGCGCAAACGGTTTTGCGGCCGAGTTCGGCCATGTCACCGTGGCCCCGGATGGCCTCCCCTGCCCCTGCGGCAACCGGGGGTGCCTGGAACAGTACTGCTCGGCAGGCGCCGTGGTACGCGCCGCCCGCGAACTGGTCCCGGCGGACCGACTCGCCGCTGCGGCTACGGAGCCGAGCGCGGAGGCCGTGGCAACCCTGGCCCGCCAGGGGGTAGCCGGCGCCCGGGCCGCCTTCGAGCGGGTGGGTGGGTGGCTCGGCATCGCCCTGGGGAGCCTCGCCAACATCCTCAATCTGCAGGCGGTCATCGTGGGTGGCGGCGTGGCCGCCAGCTTCGATCTGCTGCTCCCGGGGCTTGAGGCGGAGCTGGCACAGCGCTGCTTCCCCCACATCCGCGAGGGGCTTGCCATCCTCAAGACCGAACTGGGGGACGACGCCGGCCTCCTGGGCGGAGCGGCGCTGGCGGAAGAGCGCCTGCAGCCCCCCCTTTCCCCCTGCCGACGCTGA
- a CDS encoding HIT domain-containing protein: MERIWAPWRMAYINNPAPQEGCIFCKAWEENDDRERLVLARSRHSLIMMNRYPYSGGHLMAAPARHVSDMDDLSDAELLDLMQSVRRAHNLLRAVANPQGFNMGINLGKAAGAGIEDHMHIHIVPRWNGDTNFMSVVGNVRVIPEGLMETYDRLSEEITAGAAKG; the protein is encoded by the coding sequence ATGGAACGGATCTGGGCACCCTGGAGGATGGCCTACATCAACAACCCGGCCCCCCAGGAGGGGTGTATCTTCTGCAAGGCCTGGGAGGAAAACGACGACCGGGAACGGCTGGTGCTGGCCCGAAGCAGGCACTCCCTGATCATGATGAACCGCTACCCCTACAGCGGCGGCCATCTCATGGCCGCCCCCGCCCGGCACGTGTCCGATATGGACGATCTCTCCGATGCGGAACTGCTGGACCTCATGCAGAGCGTGCGCCGGGCCCACAACCTGCTGAGGGCCGTTGCCAATCCCCAGGGGTTCAACATGGGCATCAACCTGGGCAAAGCGGCCGGGGCAGGCATCGAGGACCATATGCACATCCATATCGTGCCGCGCTGGAACGGCGACACCAACTTCATGTCCGTCGTGGGGAACGTGCGCGTCATCCCCGAAGGACTGATGGAAACCTACGACCGCTTGTCCGAAGAGATCACGGCGGGAGCCGCAAAGGGATGA
- a CDS encoding NADP-dependent malic enzyme: MAKITGALEYHSSGRKGKIEVVSSKPCLTSRDLSLAYSPGVAEPCLEIEKNPEDAYQYTAKGNLVAVVSNGTAVLGLGNIGALAGKPVMEGKGVLFKRFADIDVFDIELNSENPDEIIRACQLLEPTFGGINLEDIKAPECFYIEEELKKTMNIPVFHDDQHGTAIISAAALINALELIGKKIDEIRIVVNGAGASAIACANLAISLGVRRENLIMCDTKGVIYRGRAEGMNKYKERFAVDTPLRTLEEAANGADVLFGLSSKGAFTQEMVRKMAANPIIFAMANPDPEITPEEARAVRGDVLVATGRSDYPNQVNNVLGFPFIFRGALDVRATTINEEMKKAAVFALAELAREECPDSVCRAYGNVKFSFGRDYIIPKPFDPRALLRVAPAIAKAAMDSGVARQPIADMDKYVEHLESLQGKAKETMRLIINKAKSDPKRIVFPEGDNEKILRAAQILIEEGIAKPILIGNRDKINAKMEELGLDLNGSAPIIDPANFDQAEAYAQELFSLRQRKGLTLSEARRILTRKSRTHFGCMMVRQGDADTLLSGIDTHYPETIRPALEVIGKQPGLSSVHGLYMMIFKKRIFLLADTTVCIEPTAEELAETAILAAEKAQMLDIEPTIAMLSFSNFGSVQHPQALKVKKATEIVKDKVPGLVIDGEMQSDTAVVTEILQKSFPFANLKEAANILIFPDLNSGNICYKLLHHLGGAEAIGPILMGMKKPVHVLQRGDDVDDIVNMAAIAVVDAQIS, translated from the coding sequence ATGGCCAAAATTACCGGTGCATTGGAATATCACTCGAGCGGTAGAAAAGGCAAGATAGAGGTTGTATCTTCGAAACCGTGTTTGACGTCGCGGGACCTTTCCCTGGCATACTCGCCCGGTGTCGCCGAGCCCTGCCTCGAGATCGAGAAGAACCCGGAAGATGCCTACCAGTACACGGCCAAGGGGAATCTGGTGGCCGTGGTCTCCAACGGCACGGCTGTCCTAGGCCTGGGCAATATCGGCGCCCTGGCGGGCAAGCCGGTCATGGAGGGGAAGGGGGTTCTCTTCAAGCGTTTTGCCGATATCGACGTGTTCGACATCGAGCTGAACAGCGAGAACCCGGACGAGATCATTCGGGCCTGCCAACTCCTGGAGCCGACCTTCGGCGGCATCAACCTGGAGGATATCAAGGCCCCCGAGTGCTTCTACATAGAAGAGGAATTGAAGAAGACCATGAACATCCCGGTCTTCCACGACGATCAGCACGGCACCGCCATCATCTCCGCCGCGGCCCTGATCAATGCCCTGGAACTGATCGGCAAGAAGATCGACGAGATCAGGATCGTGGTGAACGGTGCGGGCGCCTCGGCCATCGCCTGCGCCAATCTGGCCATCTCCCTGGGGGTGAGGCGGGAAAACCTGATCATGTGCGACACCAAGGGGGTGATCTACCGGGGGCGCGCCGAAGGGATGAACAAGTACAAGGAGCGCTTTGCCGTCGATACGCCGCTGCGCACCCTGGAAGAGGCGGCCAATGGGGCCGACGTGCTCTTCGGGCTTTCCTCCAAGGGGGCGTTCACCCAGGAGATGGTGCGCAAAATGGCCGCCAATCCCATTATCTTCGCCATGGCCAACCCCGACCCGGAGATCACCCCGGAAGAGGCCCGGGCCGTGCGGGGCGACGTCCTGGTCGCCACCGGGCGTTCCGACTATCCCAACCAGGTCAACAATGTGCTCGGTTTCCCCTTCATCTTCCGCGGCGCATTGGATGTGCGCGCCACGACCATCAACGAGGAGATGAAAAAGGCCGCGGTCTTCGCCTTGGCGGAACTGGCCCGGGAGGAATGCCCCGATTCGGTCTGCCGGGCCTACGGCAACGTCAAATTCTCCTTCGGCCGCGACTACATCATCCCCAAGCCGTTCGACCCCCGGGCCCTGTTGCGGGTGGCGCCGGCAATCGCCAAGGCCGCCATGGATTCTGGCGTTGCCCGGCAGCCGATCGCCGACATGGACAAGTACGTGGAACACCTGGAATCGCTGCAGGGCAAGGCCAAGGAGACCATGCGCCTGATCATCAACAAGGCCAAGAGCGACCCCAAGCGGATCGTCTTTCCCGAGGGGGACAACGAAAAAATCCTCCGCGCCGCCCAGATCCTGATCGAAGAGGGGATTGCCAAACCGATCCTCATCGGCAACCGGGACAAGATCAACGCCAAGATGGAGGAGTTGGGGCTTGATCTGAACGGCAGCGCGCCGATCATCGATCCGGCCAACTTCGATCAGGCCGAGGCGTACGCCCAGGAGCTGTTCAGCCTGCGGCAGCGGAAGGGGCTGACCCTGTCCGAGGCCCGACGGATCCTGACTCGCAAGTCGCGCACCCACTTCGGCTGCATGATGGTGCGCCAGGGGGATGCGGATACCCTGCTCTCGGGCATCGATACCCATTATCCCGAAACCATCCGTCCGGCCCTGGAGGTGATCGGCAAGCAACCCGGTCTTTCCAGCGTGCACGGCCTCTATATGATGATATTCAAGAAGCGGATCTTCCTCTTGGCCGACACCACGGTCTGCATCGAGCCGACCGCCGAGGAGTTGGCCGAAACCGCCATCCTGGCCGCGGAAAAGGCCCAGATGCTCGACATCGAACCGACGATCGCCATGCTCTCCTTCTCCAACTTCGGCTCGGTCCAGCATCCCCAGGCCCTGAAGGTCAAAAAGGCGACGGAGATCGTCAAGGACAAGGTGCCGGGGCTTGTCATCGACGGCGAGATGCAGTCCGATACCGCCGTGGTCACGGAGATTCTCCAGAAGAGCTTCCCCTTCGCCAACCTGAAAGAGGCGGCCAACATCCTCATCTTCCCGGATCTGAACTCGGGGAATATCTGCTACAAGCTCCTGCACCATCTGGGGGGGGCCGAGGCCATCGGGCCGATCCTCATGGGCATGAAGAAGCCGGTCCATGTCCTGCAGCGGGGGGATGACGTGGACGACATCGTCAACATGGCGGCCATAGCCGTGGTGGACGCCCAGATATCATGA
- a CDS encoding type II secretion system F family protein: MAIYTCKLGAADGKVVFRDLEADEPLQLRKSLEDQGFFVFEVKKKPLQFLFEKGLKRRRIDNRSLLTLNQEMLVLIKSGMPIMQVLDAILERHEAGKLAEILQQVREDVKGGAALSAALDKHGRAFPQLYVASIRAGERTGDLLRTIRRYIQYLKRVDGIRKKVISALFYPSILIIFAFIAITLLLLYVVPTFSQVYADSGSQLPAPTRMLIGFTSFLRHFAIFGVLLVVGLIAAYRSWVGTESGRYTVDRFKLTIPVAGDVFTKYSVAGFTRTLATVLGSGIPIIESLRMCIGTLNNRYMEKRLFETVRFIEEGGRLSTALERINIMPPLALRMLGVGEATGALEDMLVDISDYLEEELEERMHVLTTAIEPAIMLVVGVVIGIIIVAMYLPIFKIAGTVGG; the protein is encoded by the coding sequence ATGGCGATTTATACCTGCAAACTCGGCGCAGCCGACGGCAAAGTTGTGTTTCGCGATCTCGAAGCGGATGAGCCGTTGCAGTTGCGCAAAAGCCTGGAAGACCAAGGTTTTTTTGTTTTTGAAGTAAAGAAGAAGCCGCTGCAGTTTCTTTTCGAAAAGGGATTGAAGCGGCGCCGCATCGATAACCGGTCGCTTTTGACCCTGAATCAGGAAATGCTCGTCCTGATCAAGTCCGGCATGCCGATCATGCAGGTGCTCGATGCGATCCTGGAGCGGCACGAGGCGGGCAAGCTCGCCGAGATACTGCAGCAGGTGCGTGAAGACGTAAAGGGAGGGGCAGCGCTCTCGGCCGCCCTGGACAAGCATGGTCGCGCATTTCCGCAGTTGTACGTCGCCTCCATCCGCGCCGGAGAAAGGACCGGCGACCTGCTCCGCACGATCCGGCGGTATATCCAGTATCTCAAACGGGTTGACGGCATTCGCAAAAAGGTCATCTCGGCGTTGTTTTACCCCTCCATACTCATTATTTTCGCATTCATAGCCATTACCCTGCTTTTGTTGTACGTGGTGCCCACCTTCAGCCAGGTCTATGCCGACTCCGGGTCCCAGTTGCCGGCGCCGACCCGGATGCTGATCGGTTTCACCTCGTTTCTCCGCCATTTCGCCATTTTCGGGGTGCTTCTGGTGGTCGGCCTGATCGCCGCGTATCGCTCCTGGGTCGGTACTGAGTCCGGCCGCTACACGGTCGATCGTTTCAAGCTGACGATCCCCGTGGCGGGCGACGTGTTCACCAAGTATTCGGTGGCCGGGTTTACCCGTACCCTGGCAACGGTGCTCGGTAGCGGCATACCGATCATCGAGTCGCTCCGCATGTGCATCGGGACCCTCAACAACCGGTACATGGAAAAGCGCCTTTTCGAGACGGTCCGGTTCATCGAGGAGGGGGGGAGGCTTTCCACCGCCCTGGAGCGGATCAATATCATGCCGCCCCTTGCGCTGCGCATGCTGGGGGTGGGGGAGGCGACCGGCGCCCTGGAGGATATGCTGGTTGACATTTCCGATTATCTGGAGGAAGAGTTGGAGGAGCGCATGCACGTCCTCACAACGGCCATAGAACCCGCCATCATGCTTGTTGTCGGCGTGGTGATCGGCATCATCATCGTTGCCATGTACCTGCCCATCTTCAAGATCGCGGGCACGGTAGGCGGCTAG
- a CDS encoding GspE/PulE family protein encodes MQSYRRKKIGTILIERGSLAADQLPVVLDKLTTSKLRFGEICIQDGLISDDDLARALAEQFNLEYVDLTSFKPDEELLNSLPPDALYRFRFVPLEMAEDSIVVAVSDPTDVVKLDELELLFDRPLQIRIAAESAVAALAKAGEGTRRVLREVSEDFMLQLVKETDRGEEVLSVESISEDTSPIIKLVNSTILDALNRRASDIHIETGHDGVEIKYRIDGVLYRANEPIDLHFQGPIISRLKVMSELDISERRIPQDGRFKIRFSEKSIDFRVSIMPSALGEDAVIRILDKESIASDMKGLSLENLGVCEREIKRLRRKIREPYGMVLVTGPTGSGKTTTLYAALTEIHTGEDKIITIEDPVEYMLRGVLQIPVNEKKGLTFAKGLRSILRHDPDKIMVGEIRDSETAQIAVQSALTGHLVFTTVHANNAFDVIGRFIHMGIDPYNFVSCLNCVMAQRLVRRVCMKCRRPVSYSDDELREARVDPECTRNVVLYEAVGCEECNGTGYRGRSAIVELLEFNDEIRDLIIARVPATQLKQTARGAGVVFLREAAVEKLLAGETTLKEINRVTFVE; translated from the coding sequence ATGCAGTCGTACCGGCGGAAAAAAATTGGCACGATCCTTATCGAACGCGGCTCGCTCGCAGCGGACCAGTTACCGGTCGTGCTGGATAAATTGACTACCAGCAAGCTGCGTTTCGGGGAGATCTGCATCCAGGATGGGCTGATCAGCGACGATGACCTGGCCCGTGCCCTGGCAGAGCAGTTCAACCTGGAATACGTGGACCTGACCAGTTTCAAGCCGGATGAGGAATTGCTCAATTCCCTGCCGCCCGACGCCCTTTACCGTTTCCGCTTCGTGCCGCTGGAGATGGCGGAAGACTCCATAGTGGTCGCCGTTTCCGATCCCACGGACGTGGTGAAGCTGGACGAGCTTGAACTCCTGTTCGACCGCCCCCTGCAGATCCGCATTGCCGCGGAGTCGGCCGTCGCCGCCCTTGCCAAGGCGGGGGAGGGAACGCGCCGGGTGCTGCGCGAGGTCTCGGAAGACTTCATGCTGCAGTTGGTCAAGGAAACCGACCGGGGTGAAGAGGTCCTGTCGGTGGAGAGCATCTCCGAAGACACGAGCCCGATCATCAAGCTGGTCAACAGTACCATCCTGGATGCGCTTAACCGCCGCGCCAGTGATATTCACATCGAGACCGGCCACGACGGCGTCGAGATAAAGTACCGCATCGACGGCGTCCTCTACCGGGCCAACGAGCCTATCGACCTGCATTTTCAGGGGCCGATCATCTCGCGCCTCAAGGTCATGAGCGAACTGGACATCTCCGAGCGGCGCATCCCCCAGGACGGACGCTTCAAGATTCGCTTCAGCGAAAAGTCCATCGACTTCCGCGTCTCCATCATGCCGAGTGCCCTGGGGGAGGATGCGGTCATCCGTATCCTGGACAAGGAGAGCATCGCCAGCGACATGAAAGGGCTCTCCCTGGAAAATCTCGGGGTGTGCGAACGGGAGATCAAACGGCTACGCAGAAAGATCCGCGAACCGTACGGCATGGTGCTGGTGACCGGCCCCACCGGCTCGGGCAAGACCACGACCCTCTATGCGGCCCTGACCGAGATCCACACGGGCGAGGACAAGATCATCACCATCGAGGACCCGGTGGAGTACATGCTGCGCGGCGTGCTCCAGATCCCGGTCAACGAGAAGAAGGGGCTCACCTTTGCCAAGGGGTTGCGCTCCATCCTGCGCCACGACCCGGACAAGATCATGGTCGGCGAGATCCGGGACTCGGAGACCGCCCAGATTGCCGTGCAATCGGCCTTGACCGGACACCTGGTCTTTACCACGGTGCACGCCAACAACGCCTTCGACGTGATCGGACGCTTCATTCACATGGGGATCGACCCCTACAACTTCGTCTCCTGCCTCAATTGTGTCATGGCGCAACGCCTGGTGCGGCGGGTCTGCATGAAATGCCGCCGGCCGGTCAGCTACTCCGACGACGAACTGCGGGAGGCCCGGGTTGACCCGGAATGTACGCGCAATGTCGTCCTGTACGAGGCGGTGGGGTGCGAGGAGTGCAACGGGACCGGATACCGGGGGCGCTCCGCCATTGTGGAACTGCTCGAATTCAATGATGAGATCAGGGACCTGATTATCGCCCGGGTGCCGGCCACCCAGCTCAAACAGACCGCCCGCGGGGCCGGGGTCGTTTTTCTGCGGGAGGCCGCCGTAGAAAAACTGCTTGCCGGGGAAACGACGCTCAAGGAGATCAACCGCGTTACGTTCGTGGAATAA
- the pilM gene encoding type IV pilus biogenesis protein PilM, producing the protein MLLAKTSLGAEINPSGMAFALLGGTAAAPRLERTAYAPLAAGTVRSSLREANILDPQAFVERFQSAHNLLLHRSKRLSLTLPDSTGRIMLLDMEGRFKNRAEGLDMIRWKLKKNLPFDAADAHLDYQVLKIRENGDMALLVALVSRTVIGQYEDVLTSAGFTPARIDFNSFNLYRAFDRRLALLDDCLLIFFHNHTLGIMAYYGDIPEFIRVKELAGTEAVDNRVFMEINNSLMVYRERFPERNTANVFCCAPPDAAHAFCEMVAEAAGSEATLLETKTAVTPGDGAPGDQESLFLFSAAIGAALRSL; encoded by the coding sequence ATGCTGCTTGCCAAGACTTCACTCGGAGCCGAGATAAACCCATCCGGCATGGCCTTTGCCCTTTTGGGGGGCACCGCCGCCGCGCCGCGCCTGGAGAGAACCGCCTACGCGCCTTTGGCGGCAGGCACCGTGCGCAGTTCGCTGCGTGAAGCGAATATTCTCGACCCGCAGGCATTTGTCGAGCGTTTCCAGAGCGCCCACAACCTGCTGCTGCATCGTTCGAAGCGCCTTTCCCTTACCCTGCCGGACTCGACTGGGCGCATCATGCTGCTGGATATGGAAGGTCGTTTCAAAAACCGGGCAGAGGGCCTGGACATGATCCGCTGGAAGTTGAAGAAAAACCTTCCGTTCGATGCCGCCGATGCTCATCTGGATTACCAGGTGCTGAAAATTCGCGAGAACGGCGATATGGCCCTGCTGGTAGCCCTGGTATCCCGCACGGTCATCGGGCAATACGAGGACGTACTCACATCGGCGGGGTTCACGCCGGCGCGGATCGATTTCAACAGTTTCAACCTCTACCGGGCATTCGACCGTCGCCTGGCCCTGCTGGACGACTGTCTCCTGATCTTTTTTCACAACCATACCCTCGGCATCATGGCCTATTACGGCGACATACCCGAGTTCATCCGGGTCAAGGAGCTTGCCGGCACGGAGGCCGTGGATAACCGTGTCTTCATGGAGATCAATAACTCGCTCATGGTCTACCGGGAGCGCTTTCCCGAACGGAATACGGCCAATGTGTTCTGCTGCGCCCCCCCTGATGCGGCCCACGCTTTCTGCGAGATGGTTGCCGAAGCGGCCGGATCGGAGGCAACCCTGCTGGAAACCAAAACCGCCGTGACACCCGGCGACGGGGCACCCGGGGACCAGGAGTCGCTCTTCCTCTTTTCCGCCGCCATCGGCGCCGCCCTGAGGAGTCTGTGA
- a CDS encoding PilN domain-containing protein yields MRFTINLATRTYVDQRLISQVCYTALALLALVLTWNVVIAFSNFGELQRLRVDIATYEGRLNSRPKDIPERDYTRLLADITFFNGVIERKAFNWLGLLDQVEEVTPEGIAVSSLAPDMKTGEVKIEGLAHSFANVRAFMEKFDESRAFTRALLLSHRDVAMGDKTRGVQFSLSCRMASK; encoded by the coding sequence ATGCGTTTCACCATCAATCTGGCCACCAGAACCTATGTAGACCAACGGCTGATCAGCCAGGTCTGCTACACCGCCCTTGCCCTGCTTGCCCTCGTGTTGACATGGAACGTGGTGATTGCATTCAGTAATTTCGGGGAACTGCAACGCCTGAGGGTGGATATCGCAACCTATGAGGGCCGGCTGAACAGCCGGCCCAAGGACATCCCGGAACGCGACTACACCCGCCTGCTGGCGGACATAACCTTTTTCAACGGCGTGATCGAACGCAAGGCCTTTAACTGGCTGGGACTCCTCGATCAGGTGGAGGAGGTCACGCCTGAGGGTATCGCCGTGTCATCCCTGGCGCCTGACATGAAAACCGGCGAGGTGAAGATCGAAGGCTTGGCACACTCCTTTGCGAACGTTCGCGCCTTTATGGAAAAGTTCGATGAATCCAGGGCATTTACCAGAGCCCTGCTCCTGTCCCACCGAGACGTGGCGATGGGCGACAAGACCCGTGGCGTACAATTCAGCCTTTCCTGCAGGATGGCGTCGAAATGA
- the pilO gene encoding type 4a pilus biogenesis protein PilO, giving the protein MNQMILEIASQRRRVLVAVLVLLLLNIAVLVVLKGYLASAISDAQTKWGDLRRRVAVAGQNDAATIYRRGKAELEQVRGRIPHKSQFPRLLGGIFDTASSDSVRVVTVTYKPTQVKENSALLSYGISLSVSGRYAAVKNFLADMQKHGEMIVIDGMTMANSDPYEENVVMDLHLTVYLREVP; this is encoded by the coding sequence ATGAACCAGATGATCCTGGAAATAGCCAGCCAGAGGCGGCGTGTCCTTGTGGCGGTCCTGGTGCTCCTGCTCCTCAACATCGCCGTGCTTGTGGTTTTGAAGGGGTATCTGGCATCCGCCATCAGCGATGCCCAGACCAAATGGGGCGACCTGCGGCGCCGCGTAGCGGTTGCCGGGCAGAACGATGCCGCAACGATCTACCGCCGGGGCAAGGCCGAGCTGGAACAAGTGCGAGGCCGCATCCCCCATAAGAGCCAGTTTCCCCGGTTATTGGGAGGTATCTTCGATACGGCGTCTTCCGACAGCGTCAGGGTCGTAACGGTCACCTACAAGCCCACGCAGGTAAAGGAGAACTCGGCGCTCCTCTCCTACGGCATCTCCCTGTCCGTCAGCGGCAGGTACGCCGCAGTCAAGAATTTCCTGGCGGACATGCAGAAACACGGGGAGATGATCGTCATCGACGGCATGACCATGGCGAACAGCGACCCCTATGAGGAAAACGTCGTTATGGACCTTCACCTGACGGTGTATCTCCGGGAGGTCCCATGA